The Coregonus clupeaformis isolate EN_2021a chromosome 20, ASM2061545v1, whole genome shotgun sequence genome contains a region encoding:
- the LOC121532947 gene encoding LOW QUALITY PROTEIN: zinc finger CCCH domain-containing protein 15-like (The sequence of the model RefSeq protein was modified relative to this genomic sequence to represent the inferred CDS: substituted 2 bases at 2 genomic stop codons), translated as MPPKKPAQAAAGSKKTQEKKKEKIIEDKTFGLKNKKGGKQQKCIKNVSQQVKQVPGSKVGAEGDKNKKGDKKKELDELKNLFKPVVAAQKVAKGVDPKSVLCAFFXQGQCTKXDKCKFSHDLTLEMKCEKRSLYIDKRDAELEKDTMDNWDEKKLEEVVNQKHGEAEKKKAQSSKTQIVCKHFLDAIENNKYGWFWVCPSGADTCMYRHALPAGFELKKDKKKDKKEDEISMEKLIENERSVTHQ; from the coding sequence ATGCCTCCGAAGAAACCAGCTCAAGCTGCCGCCGGTAGTAAAAAAACGCAAGAAAAGAAGAAGGAAAAGATCATTGAGGACAAGACATTTGGTTTGAAGAACAAAAAGGGAGGAAAACAACAGAAATGTATCAAGAATGTCTCTCAGCAAGTCAAGCAAGTTCCTGGTAGTAAGGTTGGTGCGGAAGGGGACAAGAACAAAAAGGGTGACAAGAAGAAAGAGTTAGATGAGCTGAAGAACCTTTTCAAGCCAGTGGTGGCTGCTCAGAAAGTTGCTAAAGGAGTGGACCCAAAATCAGTTCTCTGTGCCTTCTTCTAGCAAGGCCAATGCACCAAGTGAGAcaagtgcaagttctcccacgatTTGACACTCGAGATGAAGTGTGAGAAACGGAGCCTCTATATTGACAAGAGAGATGCCGAGCTTGAGAAAGATACCATGGATAATTGGGATGAGAAGAAGCTGGAGGAGGTAGTGAACCAGAAGCACGGAGAAGCTGAAAAGAAGAAAGCTCAAAGCTCAAAAACTCAAATTGTTTGCAAGCATTTCCTAGATGCCATTGAAAACAACAAATATGGTTGGTTTTGGGTATGTCCTAGTGGAGCTGACACTTGTATGTACCGCCATGCATTGCCTGCTGGGTTCGAGCTCAAGAAAGACAAGAAAAAGGACAAAAAGGAAGATGAAATCTCAATGGAAAAGTTGATAGAGAATGAGCGATCTGTCACCCACCAGTGA